Proteins from a single region of Belliella baltica DSM 15883:
- the pafA gene encoding alkaline phosphatase PafA codes for MKKTFVLSLFAMIICFSAFAQEKSKPKLVVGIVVDQMRQEYFYKYQDRFSEGGFKRLMNDGFVMKNAHYNYIPTYTGPGHASVYTGATPATHGVIANNWFVRSLGRSIYCAEDSTVIAVGGSEGNGQISPRNMLSTTISDELRFSTNKRSKVVALAIKDRGASLPAGHLGDAYWFDSKTGNFMTSTYYYNELPAWVKAFNNKKLAEKYLSDKWETLFPIETYVQSIADDNEFEGPFIGKDNTAFPYDLKSLMKDNGGFGLISTTPYGNSITLDMAYAALEGEQLGKNGETDLLAVSFSSPDYIGHRFGPTSVEVEDNYLRLDRELEKFFAYLDKEYGKDEYLVFLTADHAVADIVDYMKSEHIPAGNFNNRFILTQMRGFTSEKFGEGNWISNFSNEQVFINHTLAKEKGVAVEEIQRSLADFLLGFEGIKEVYTATDMKKFEYTQGKKSLLQMGFNHKASGDLLLILEPAWLSSSYKGTTHGTGYTYDTHVPIVFMGWGVKAGSSSRYVTVTDIAPTLSIMLGTRLPNGATGQPILEIVDGK; via the coding sequence ATGAAAAAGACATTTGTACTTTCCTTATTTGCAATGATCATTTGTTTTTCTGCTTTTGCGCAGGAAAAATCAAAACCCAAGCTTGTTGTTGGAATTGTGGTCGATCAGATGAGACAAGAATATTTTTATAAATACCAAGATCGCTTCAGTGAAGGTGGTTTCAAAAGGTTGATGAATGATGGTTTTGTGATGAAAAATGCCCATTACAATTACATTCCAACCTACACAGGACCTGGGCATGCATCTGTTTACACTGGAGCTACTCCTGCCACACATGGTGTGATTGCGAACAATTGGTTTGTAAGAAGTCTGGGAAGAAGTATTTATTGTGCTGAAGACAGTACAGTGATAGCAGTTGGAGGTTCTGAGGGAAATGGTCAGATTTCACCAAGAAATATGCTTTCTACGACGATTTCTGATGAATTGAGATTTTCTACAAATAAGCGTTCAAAAGTAGTTGCCCTTGCGATCAAAGATAGAGGAGCGTCTTTGCCTGCCGGACATTTGGGAGATGCTTATTGGTTTGATAGTAAGACTGGTAATTTCATGACATCGACCTACTATTACAATGAATTGCCAGCATGGGTGAAAGCCTTTAATAATAAAAAATTAGCAGAAAAGTATCTTTCTGACAAGTGGGAGACACTTTTTCCAATTGAGACTTATGTACAAAGTATTGCTGATGACAATGAATTCGAAGGGCCGTTTATTGGAAAAGACAATACAGCATTTCCTTATGATTTGAAATCATTGATGAAAGATAATGGAGGATTTGGCTTGATTTCTACCACTCCTTATGGAAACTCCATTACTTTGGATATGGCCTATGCGGCTTTGGAAGGTGAGCAGTTGGGAAAAAATGGGGAGACAGATCTGCTAGCAGTGAGTTTTTCTTCTCCGGATTATATTGGACACAGGTTTGGACCAACTTCTGTAGAAGTGGAAGATAATTACCTTAGACTAGACAGGGAGTTGGAGAAGTTTTTTGCTTACCTGGATAAAGAATATGGGAAGGATGAATATTTAGTTTTCTTGACAGCAGATCACGCTGTAGCCGATATTGTGGATTATATGAAAAGTGAGCATATTCCTGCTGGTAATTTCAATAATAGATTTATCCTGACACAAATGAGAGGGTTTACTTCGGAGAAATTTGGTGAAGGAAATTGGATCTCGAATTTTTCAAACGAGCAGGTATTTATCAATCATACTTTAGCCAAAGAAAAAGGAGTAGCCGTAGAAGAAATCCAAAGATCCTTGGCTGACTTCCTTCTTGGTTTTGAAGGAATCAAAGAAGTGTATACCGCTACTGATATGAAGAAATTTGAGTATACCCAAGGGAAAAAATCTTTACTTCAAATGGGTTTCAATCACAAAGCTTCAGGAGATTTATTATTGATTTTGGAGCCCGCTTGGTTAAGTAGTTCATATAAAGGTACCACGCACGGAACAGGTTATACTTATGATACCCATGTGCCGATTGTATTTATGGGATGGGGAGTTAAAGCAGGCAGTAGCTCAAGATATGTGACAGTTACCGATATCGCACCGACCTTATCTATTATGCTTGGTACCCGTCTTCCAAATGGAGCCACAGGGCAGCCGATTTTGGAGATTGTGGATGGGAAATGA
- a CDS encoding aminopeptidase P N-terminal domain-containing protein, whose protein sequence is MKRKLVYLFAIILFSSTAFSPSFAQSWFDDGLSPEFHQGRRDLLREKMPENAVAVFFNNPVKNRSNDTHFEYRPNSDFYYLTGFREPNSALIVFKTPQMIDGQEVNEVIFVQKRDPRTEQWEGERLGIEGVKEKLGFKSVFLNADFLKNPVFDFSAFTQILSFNLPEIEGGRHNAELRAMTEAFKAVNTSPARPADQVLSQIMNQMRAVKTSEELVLLKKAIEISGHGHIESFKSIKPGVSERAIQGVHEFVHKAMGAEYVGYGSIAGAGNNSTILHYVYNSVRDLKEGVMLMDIGAEYRGYSGDITRTVPVKGKFSAEEKAIYEIVLKALEESTKASKPGSSFQEIGAISKEIIDKGLADLGIIEAGARHPYFPHGIGHHLGLDVHDRGGYGAFEPGMVFTIEPGIYIPKGADCDPKWWGIGIRVEDNILITENGYENLSEFVPRTIADIEKTMKEEGILQKLMKSM, encoded by the coding sequence ATGAAAAGAAAGCTTGTTTATTTATTTGCCATCATTTTATTCAGTTCTACTGCTTTTTCGCCAAGCTTTGCACAGTCTTGGTTTGATGATGGCTTGAGTCCTGAATTTCATCAAGGAAGAAGAGATTTGCTCAGAGAAAAAATGCCGGAAAATGCTGTAGCTGTATTTTTCAACAACCCGGTCAAAAACAGATCAAATGATACCCATTTTGAATACAGACCAAATTCAGACTTTTACTATCTGACTGGTTTCAGAGAGCCGAATTCGGCTTTGATCGTGTTCAAAACTCCTCAAATGATCGATGGGCAAGAAGTGAATGAAGTGATCTTTGTTCAAAAAAGAGATCCAAGAACAGAACAGTGGGAAGGTGAAAGATTGGGAATCGAAGGTGTTAAAGAAAAGTTAGGATTTAAATCAGTCTTCTTAAATGCAGATTTTCTAAAAAACCCAGTATTTGATTTTTCAGCATTTACACAGATTCTATCTTTCAATTTACCTGAGATTGAAGGGGGCAGACACAATGCAGAATTAAGAGCCATGACAGAGGCTTTCAAAGCCGTAAATACAAGTCCAGCAAGACCTGCAGATCAGGTGCTCAGCCAGATCATGAATCAGATGAGAGCGGTTAAAACATCAGAGGAATTAGTTCTTTTGAAAAAAGCAATCGAAATCTCTGGACATGGACATATTGAATCCTTCAAATCCATCAAACCAGGAGTTTCTGAAAGAGCCATACAAGGTGTCCATGAATTTGTGCATAAAGCCATGGGTGCAGAATACGTGGGCTATGGTTCTATCGCCGGAGCTGGCAACAACAGTACGATTCTACATTATGTTTACAACAGTGTTAGAGACCTAAAAGAAGGTGTGATGCTGATGGATATAGGTGCAGAGTACAGAGGCTATTCAGGAGATATTACGAGAACAGTACCTGTAAAAGGCAAATTCTCTGCTGAAGAAAAAGCCATATATGAAATCGTCCTAAAAGCATTGGAAGAGAGTACAAAAGCAAGTAAGCCAGGTTCTAGTTTCCAAGAAATCGGTGCGATTTCCAAAGAAATTATCGACAAAGGCTTAGCCGATTTAGGAATCATCGAAGCCGGAGCAAGACACCCTTATTTCCCTCATGGCATTGGTCATCACTTAGGTTTGGATGTACATGACAGAGGTGGATATGGAGCTTTTGAACCAGGAATGGTCTTCACTATCGAGCCAGGAATTTATATTCCAAAAGGTGCAGATTGCGATCCGAAGTGGTGGGGAATAGGAATTCGTGTGGAAGACAATATCTTGATCACTGAAAATGGCTATGAAAACCTAAGTGAATTCGTCCCTCGAACTATCGCTGATATTGAGAAAACCATGAAAGAAGAAGGGATTTTGCAGAAGTTGATGAAGTCGATGTAG
- a CDS encoding carboxypeptidase-like regulatory domain-containing protein, whose product MLLLFFQNLQAQDQKERRVIQLSGIILNADSTDAVPGVNVYVPKKGRGTSSGRFGYFSMPVLEGDSVVFTFIGLKRQTFTIPENLEEDKVSLIITMQEDEIVLKEIEVMPYPSEEEFKRAVLAMNYDAPNTRGNMSPETLLRWAENMPASGNENFRGVQQGQMMQIQDRYGPRPFRLLDPFAWSQFIQSIKRGDLKKKD is encoded by the coding sequence ATGCTCTTGCTATTTTTTCAAAATCTACAAGCGCAAGATCAAAAGGAGAGAAGAGTGATCCAACTTTCTGGGATCATCTTAAATGCTGACAGTACAGATGCTGTGCCTGGAGTGAACGTATACGTTCCCAAAAAGGGTAGGGGGACGAGTTCTGGAAGATTTGGATACTTTTCTATGCCCGTATTAGAAGGTGATTCTGTTGTATTCACTTTTATCGGTTTAAAGAGGCAAACATTTACCATTCCTGAAAATTTGGAAGAAGATAAAGTCAGTCTTATCATCACCATGCAAGAGGATGAAATAGTATTGAAAGAGATAGAAGTGATGCCTTATCCTTCTGAAGAAGAATTTAAGCGTGCTGTGTTGGCAATGAATTATGATGCTCCTAACACACGAGGGAACATGAGTCCAGAAACACTTTTAAGATGGGCTGAGAATATGCCAGCTTCAGGGAATGAAAACTTCCGTGGTGTGCAGCAAGGACAGATGATGCAAATTCAAGATCGTTATGGTCCAAGGCCTTTCAGACTACTTGATCCATTCGCTTGGTCACAGTTCATCCAATCTATCAAGAGAGGGGATTTGAAGAAGAAAGACTGA
- a CDS encoding ArsR/SmtB family transcription factor, producing the protein MRLKNISLNYGMRVFKALSEEPRVRIIHLLIQNKELSISDLEHILDFTQTKTSRHLIYLKNAGLVGSRRVDQWTFYYILEEAIEIINQIFKFIQKDISLIKDQEVYEILHSNRELAINKIQNNPYRK; encoded by the coding sequence ATGAGACTCAAAAATATAAGTTTGAATTATGGAATGAGGGTCTTCAAAGCACTTTCAGAAGAGCCTAGAGTACGAATTATCCATCTTTTGATTCAAAACAAAGAGTTATCCATCTCCGATTTGGAACATATTCTTGATTTCACCCAAACCAAGACAAGTCGACATTTGATTTATCTCAAAAATGCAGGATTAGTCGGTAGCCGACGAGTGGATCAATGGACTTTTTATTACATCTTGGAAGAGGCAATCGAAATCATTAATCAGATTTTTAAGTTTATACAAAAAGACATCAGCTTGATCAAAGATCAGGAGGTCTATGAAATTTTACATTCTAACCGGGAGTTGGCCATCAACAAAATCCAAAACAACCCCTACCGCAAATAA
- a CDS encoding YjjG family noncanonical pyrimidine nucleotidase: MKKYQHIFFDLDHTLWDYDRNVQESLTELHDVHQLNGLGIKDAQALIQAFYNVNFKLWALYDVGKIDRDSLRATRFKLVFENAGVDPESVPELFEPDFMHRTSSKNYLLPYAIEILEYLKPKYPMHIITNGFNESQAKKLNASGLSPYFDLIVTSETTGHKKPDPRIFQYALDNLGINNQDVIMIGDNPNSDILGAINANIDQVYFDPHSKGIEMKPTHTIKHLKELEKFL; encoded by the coding sequence GTGAAAAAATATCAACACATTTTCTTCGATTTAGATCATACCCTTTGGGATTATGACCGCAATGTTCAGGAATCACTCACTGAACTGCATGATGTTCATCAACTGAATGGACTTGGAATAAAAGACGCTCAAGCGCTAATTCAGGCATTCTATAATGTCAATTTCAAGCTTTGGGCATTGTATGATGTCGGTAAAATAGACAGAGATAGCCTTCGAGCTACCCGTTTTAAGTTAGTCTTCGAAAACGCGGGAGTTGATCCAGAAAGTGTACCTGAACTTTTTGAGCCTGACTTTATGCATCGAACTTCCTCGAAGAATTACCTTCTTCCTTATGCAATAGAAATTTTGGAGTACCTGAAACCCAAATATCCGATGCATATCATCACCAATGGTTTCAACGAAAGTCAAGCTAAAAAACTCAATGCCTCAGGATTGAGTCCTTATTTTGATCTGATCGTCACTTCTGAGACTACAGGTCACAAGAAGCCTGATCCTAGAATATTCCAATATGCACTTGATAATTTAGGAATCAACAATCAGGATGTCATCATGATTGGCGACAACCCAAATTCAGACATTCTCGGAGCCATCAATGCCAATATCGATCAAGTCTATTTTGATCCACATAGCAAAGGAATAGAAATGAAACCAACCCATACGATCAAGCACTTGAAGGAATTGGAGAAATTTCTGTGA